One bacterium DNA segment encodes these proteins:
- a CDS encoding CDP-alcohol phosphatidyltransferase family protein, with product MRSSEILTIPNILTLVRLVLLWPVLVYLKSGNGYMAVLFLVLAAFLDSADGYIARHFNQISTLGKAMDPVVDKVLTVTVLCYLVFSPLYSMPLWFLLFVLVREFLLITGGLFIIAKQSIVLQAEKPGKYSAFFNGVVVISYVLKFNYAYILLIAGVMLTLYSTYVYGKRFFAVLNDHTGSS from the coding sequence ATGAGAAGTTCTGAAATTTTAACAATACCTAATATCCTTACATTGGTCAGGCTTGTTTTATTATGGCCTGTACTTGTATATCTGAAGAGCGGAAACGGATATATGGCTGTGCTGTTTTTAGTATTGGCTGCTTTTTTAGATTCGGCAGACGGATATATTGCACGGCATTTTAATCAGATTTCCACTTTAGGCAAGGCTATGGATCCTGTTGTTGACAAGGTTTTAACTGTTACTGTATTGTGTTACTTAGTATTTTCACCTCTTTATTCCATGCCGTTGTGGTTTTTATTGTTTGTTCTGGTTCGTGAATTTTTGCTGATCACAGGAGGATTGTTTATTATTGCAAAACAGAGTATTGTACTCCAGGCGGAAAAACCGGGAAAGTATTCGGCATTTTTTAATGGAGTCGTAGTAATCTCTTATGTTTTGAAATTTAATTATGCGTATATACTTTTAATTGCAGGAGTTATGCTTACTTTATATTCAACATATGTTTATGGGAAAAGATTTTTTGCTGTACTTAATGATCATACAGGGAGCAGTTAA